The following proteins are co-located in the Vidua macroura isolate BioBank_ID:100142 chromosome 29, ASM2450914v1, whole genome shotgun sequence genome:
- the LOC128820282 gene encoding keratin-associated protein 10-4-like has translation MSCHLHQHLPPLYQDPVALSPGIPFPAQRWHSTTCIPQAVSGQVPLQRAVSSSVCQQQSITQAVPPCQLHRPRCVPQHLLQQQQLVPRRVTTCVPPQQRVTPCAAPQQRVTGGAGVTRCVPHQVGVTQCVPQQLRVPQQCPPVPQQQKIVPRCVTTCVPQQRVTGVTGVTGVTRCVPQQLPVPPPECIPQQQKIVPRCVTTCVPRPPFVTKGVPQQQSATRCVPQQCVTSVCPQQGVPRCVTTCVPQQRAARGVSYQWATAPVPQQRQSVTAGVPQQWHSRCVTKCVPQQCDTGGASICVPQQQQSGTVCVPPQSATKGVPQQSATKCVPQQSATKCVPQQCVTKSVTQQSATKCVPQQYGTICVPQQSATQCVPQQYGTICVPQQCVTKSVTQQSATKNVPQQSVTKCVPQQGMTKCVPQQSATKGVTRKYGTVCVPQQSATKCVPQQYGTICAPQQCVTKCVPQQSATKCVPQQSVKCVPQQCGTICVPQQSVTKCVPQQSATKCVPQQYGTICAPQQCVTKCVPQQSATKCVPQQSATKCVPQQYGTICAPQQCVTKCVPQQSATKCVPQQCATKSVTQQSVTKCVPQQSATKCVPQQSGGVKISSHSKKYCSAPKWPW, from the coding sequence ATGTCCTGCCACCTGCACCAGCACCTCCCTCCGCTCTACCAGGACCCCGTGGCGCTGTCCCCCGGCATCCCCTTCCCGGCTCAGCGGTGGCACTCCACCACCTGCATCCCCCAGGCCGTGTCCGGCCAGGTCCCCCTGCAGCGGGCGGTGTCCTCCAGcgtgtgccagcagcagagcatcaCCCAGGCCGTGCCACCCTGCCAGCTCCACAGACCCCGCTGTGtgccccagcacctcctgcagcagcagcagcttgtccCCAGGCGGGTGACAACGTGTGTGCCACCGCAGCAGCGTGTCACTCCGTGCGCGGCACCGCAGCAGCGCGTGACCGGCGGCGCGGGTGTCACCCGGTGCGTGCCACACCAGGTGGGGGTGACCCAGTGCGTGCCACAGCAGCTGCGGGTGCCACAGCAGTGCCCGCCCGTCCCCCAGCAGCAGAAGattgtccccaggtgtgtcaccaCCTGCGTGCCACAGCAGCGCGTGACGGGCGTCACGGGCGTCACCGGTGTCACCCGGTGCGTGCCgcagcagctgccagtgccACCGCCTGAGTgcatcccccagcagcagaagattgtccccaggtgtgtcaccaCCTGCGTGCCGCGGCCGCCGTTCGTCACCAAGGGTGTCCCGCAGCAGCAGAGTGCCACCAGGTGCGTCCCCCAGCAGTGTGTGACCAGCGtctgtccccagcagggtgtccccaggtgtgtcaccacctgtgtcccccagcagcGCGCGGCCCGGGGCGTCTCGTACCAGTGGGCGACAGCGCCTGTCCCCCAGCAGCGGCAGAGTGTCACCGCCGGTGTCccccagcagtggcacagcaggTGTGTCACCAAGTGTGTCCCGCAGCAGTGTGACACCGGCGGGGCCAGCATTTGtgtccctcagcagcagcagagtgggACGGTTTGTGTCCCCCCGCAAAGTGCCACCAAGGGTGTCCCCCAGCAAAGTGCCACCAAATGTGTCCCCCAGCAAAGTGCCACCAAATGTGTCCCCCAGCAGTGTGTGACCAAGAGTGTCACTCAACAGAGTGCCACCAAATGTGTCCCCCAGCAGTATGGGACAATTTGTGTCCCCCAGCAAAGTGCCACCCAGTGTGTCCCCCAGCAGTATGGGACAATCTGTGTCCCCCAGCAGTGTGTGACCAAGAGTGTCACTCAACAGAGTGCCACCAAGAATGTCCCCCAGCAGAGCGTGACCAAATGTGTCCCCCAGCAAGGTATGACCAAGTGCGTCCCCCAGCAAAGTGCCACCAAAGGTGTCACCCGGAAGTATGGGACAGTTTGTGTCCCCCAGCAAAGTGCCACCAAGTGTGTCCCCCAGCAATATGGGACAATCTGTGCCCCCCAGCAGTGTGTCACCAAATGTGTTCCCCAGCAAAGTGCCACCAAGTGTGTCCCCCAGCAAAGTGTCAAGTGTGTCCCTCAGCAGTGTGGCACAATTTGTGTCCCTCAGCAGAGCGTAACCAAGTGTGTCCCCCAGCAAAGTGCCACCAAGTGTGTCCCCCAGCAATATGGGACAATCTGTGCCCCCCAGCAGTGTGTCACCAAATGTGTCCCTCAGCAAAGTGCCACCAAATGTGTCCCTCAGCAAAGTGCCACCAAGTGTGTCCCCCAGCAATATGGGACAATCTGTGCCCCCCAGCAGTGTGTGACCAAATGTGTCCCTCAGCAAAGTGCCACCAAGTGTGTCCCCCAGCAGTGTGCGACCAAGAGTGTCACTCAACAAAGTGTCACCAAATGTGTCCCTCAGCAAAGTGCCACCAAATGTGTCCCCCAGCAGTCTGGTGGCGTGAAGATCTCCAGCCACTCCAAGAAATACTGCTCAGCCCCCAAGTGGCCCTGGTGA